A DNA window from Malus domestica chromosome 12, GDT2T_hap1 contains the following coding sequences:
- the LOC139189802 gene encoding uncharacterized protein, with amino-acid sequence MQFDGKGNPKQHVAHLVETCNNAKTEEDYLAKQFMRSLKGNAFEWYTDLEPESINNWEQLEKEFRNRLYNTHRTWGLHYILQGIKPQTFEELATRTYDKELSIAHHGKKELIADYKNDKVLGTKVEKAAWKPTKEAMTVNTAPVKIFTRGKAIPAKAFRDQKMRRRTLKELEEKTYPFPDSDIVAKLKDLLDKKVIDLPECRRPEEMNRTNNPRYCKFHRFISHLTEKCFVLKELILKLAQQGKIELDLEDTVAAHTTSIVFRSLDPVSLRSMHDQSR; translated from the exons atgcagtttgatggaaaaggaaacccaaagcagcacgttgcacatttagtcgaaacttgcaacaacgcgaaGACGGAGgaagactacctcgccaagcagtttatgcgctcgctgaaaggaaacgcctttgagtggtatacggacctagagcctgagtccatcaacaattgggagcaattggaaaaaGAATTCCGTAATCGCTTATACAACACCCACCGTact TGGGGAttacactatatccttcaaggcatcaaaccacagaCCTTTGAGGAGTTAGCCACCCGTACCTATGACaaggagttgagcatcgcccatcatgggaagaaagaactgatcgccgactacaagaacgacaaagttcttgggacaaaggtggagaaggctgcatggaaacccaccaaggaagcaatgacggtcaacacagctcctgTCAAAATCTTTACACGAGGCAAGGCAATTCCAGCcaaagcttttcgtgatcaaaagatgcgtagacgcactttgaaggagctcgaggagaagacttatccatttcCCGACTCTGATATAGTTGCCAAGTTGAAAGACTTGCTTGACAAAAAGGTGATCGACctacctgagtgcagacggccggaagagatgaatcgtactaacaatccaaggtactgtaaattccaccgtttCATCAGTCATCTaacggaaaagtgcttcgtaTTGAAAGAGCTCATCTtaaagctagcacaacaagggaaaatcgagcttgacctcgaagacacggttgCGGCACACACTACTTCTATCGTGTTTAGATCACTCGATCCTGTTTCTCTCCGAAGCATGCATGACCAATCCCGTTAA